A stretch of DNA from bacterium:
CACCTGAAGTATTCAAACCTACAAACAAAAAGATGGGAAGGTAGCGATAGCTCCCCTCATGTGCGGTTGCTCCAACTTGCACCGAACCGTTTATTGCCCCAGCAATCGCCCGAGTGCTTGAAAACACCGCTCCCCATGTCATACCCTCAAGCCGTTCGCCATCAGCCCACTTTAAGAGTGGAATATCCTGTTCACTGACACGAATCAGAGCGATATTGAGAAGTTCATCGATCGCATAGACATCCGCATCAACGATACGGCCATCTGAAAGGATAGCGGTCAGTTTTTGAGCGCCCAAAACTTCATTCGCTGGCACTAACACAAGCGGCCAGTTCTCAACTGCAGCTACTGCAAAGCCCAAGCAGTTTCGATAAGTTGGCTGAACAGCTAAAAAAGGACCTGGTTGAGTTAGTTGGTTGGATTTGAGAGGCTTGGCAGGGATTTCCGCAATCAATCTGACAACAGATTTAGCAACCCGATTCAGCACCTCCTGGTTCGGCTGATTGCCTTTAGCCATTTGAAGAAGTTGCTGTGATATACCATAGCCTGCAACACAAGCTGAGCAGGCGATTATGGTCACGATAAGCTTAATTAGACCAGATGATCTCACTACCATCACGCTCCCGCGCACCATTTTCGCCAGAAGCGTCGTCATTCACATTAATCTCGGTTACCTTATTGTCCAATGGCTGAGCATTAGGCGAGGTGGTAAAACCAGAGGCGCTTGCCTTGTTGACCTTATCTAGCGGAGAACTGCCTGCATTTGCATTTCGTTCGGGAACATCCCGATTGACCTTTGGCTGAGCATCTCCATTAGTACTGGAGGGATTGCTCACGCCATTATCGACAGTATAGTCGTGATTGCGATTATGATTCTTTACGGTTACCGTCGGGTTAACAGTTGATGGTAAAAAGTCTAAAGGAGTTGCTCGAACAACTTTCGGCGCCGGCGTTGGGCTTATGGCGACGATATTGGTAGGAGTTGGGCCTACGGCAAAGCGCAGCAGTACAAACACCAAGACACCAAATGCAACAGGGGCTAAAGGCCACAAAACGTGGCTAGCCCTGCGATTCTGGCGATTATTAAGATACACCGGTGTATCAAGACGATTTCGAAGTGATTCCCATGACACCGAACAATTCGGCTTGGCTACTTGACGAACTTCTTCGATCCAATCGCTCATGCGATAGTAACTTTCAATCTCTGCGGCGCATTTCATGCAGCTTTGCGCATGTCTCTCGATAAACCACACGAGAATGGTGTTGAGTTCGTTCTCAGTATATGACGGGATCAAGGGACGTATTACGCGACAAGTCATAACGACGATTCCTCCCCAAGTAATGGCGCTAATCGATCTCGCAAGGCGCGTCTGGCTCGGAGCACTCGCAGCTTGGCTCCTCCAACTGTGCAATTCAGTGTTTCAGCAATTAACTGGTAGTCCTGTTCTTCAAAATCACGTAAGATCAGCACTGTTCGGTGATGAATTGGAAGCGCTTGAAGGGCAAGATGAACAGCTCGCGCTCGGCGATCGCCTTCAAGTGAATGAAGGGGATCAGTACTGTGATCTTCGGTCATCCATGTTAAGCCATCGGTTGCTTGCTGCTGAAGTAGTTGGCTACGACGCGATCTCATTCGAGCGCGGTCGGTGCATAAGTTAGCGGCGATCCGCATTATCCAAGTGGTAAATCGACACTCTTCACGAAAACGATGAAGACTCTCGAAGGCGCGGACAAAGCTCTCTTGAGTGAGGTCATCTGCGTCATCTTGTCTTCCGCCCATCTGATAGATAAAGCGATAAACAGTAGCTCGATGGCGCACAAATAACGCCTCGAACGCTGCCATATCACCCCTACGAGCATGAGCGACGAGTAACTCATCTTCAGGCTCATAAGGTCGATCAAGCTTGGCTTTTGTTAACGTGACAGCTCTGGCTTCCACAGGTTGCGTTTCCTTGCGATGAAATAGATCTGAAAACATTGACGCCTTTACCTACTACAGGTTACGAACAAACTACTTTAATTGTACAACACATTTCATTATTCGGCAATACGCAACTTGGCTTAGACAAGCGCTAACTCATCTTAATACTACCCTAAGTGGTCTCAAAAGTAAGTTCCTGGTAGTCCTTCCAGTTTATTTAGACCAAGCTCATCCCAACAAAGTTCCGACCATTTTAATACGGGGTTTTTGGGGAAAGGCGTTAGGTGAGAGGTGATCGAGGCACATGGCATTCCTCACAATGACAAAGAAATTCGATGTTTAGCTACCGAAGCATCGAATTTCTTTGTAGGAGCAGTCCTAACCAAAGTTAGTGAGATGACAATTCTATTGAATGGCAGTTTCGCCTTCGTCACCAGTTCGGATGCGAAAGGCATTCAGAATCGGGATGAGAAAGATCTTGCCGTCGCCAATCTCTCCGGTTCGCGCTACATTCATAATGGCTTCAGCAACTGCCTGCGCGCGGTCGTCGGTGACAACGACTTCAATCTTAACCTTGGGAAGAAGGTTAATCGTATATTGCGATCCGCGATAGGTTTGAGTAACGCCATGCTGACGACCAGCTCCACGCACCTCGGTGATTGTCACCCCTGTGACACCCATTTCATCTAATTTTGTTTTTATATCGTCCAATTTCTGCGGACGAACCATAGCTTCAACCTTTACCATTCCAGCCTCCGGTAAACCGTTGCTTAGTGCATATTCCTATAGGTTGTACCCTGATTCACATAATGTTGTCAGGGATACCTACTTGATTTATAGACCTTTGTTGAAACAAAATTTCAAAAAGATGCGAGAATAAAGAAGGATTTTTGCAAGAAACATCCAATAGTATGATTGGTGAACAAAAGGATAGGTATAAGCAATAAGATTCCCTATCCCGATTCTCAATTGTTTAACCAAAAAGAGAGGTCAAGATGAAAATCATCCGTTTCAGTAAAAGTCAAAGCCGTTGCCATCAGAATGGCGTTCAAATGAGAACCGGCAAGTTTCAATGGCATGCAAGATTTAGCGCCTTAATTGTGGCAATCATGCTCATGCTGATTATCGGGACTGCTAATTCCGAAGAAGTTGTCAAACGGTCCGCTGATGATGCAGCGAGTCTACTGCCCGCCAACTCCTGGCTGGTAGTGACTATCGATACGGCTGCTTCACCGGAAAGCGCTACAGTGCTCAACCGTATTGGTGAAGCCCTTAAACGCGAAGGACTTGACAAAAAAATAGCCGAGGGTTTTAGCGAAGGTCTCGAAGACCCTACTTTTTTCAAAGAACTGTGCCCATTTTTCAAGAACAGCATTGCTTTCGGAATGTGGGGAGAGGCGAAAAAGGATCCTTCCTTTGCTTTTATAGCGACCGTATCAGATCCGACTGGAGTTGAAACCTTTCTCAAGAAAAAAGGGATAGCTCAACAAGAAGGCGGAGGAACGATTTATAAGTTTAAAGCTTTAAATTCCTATATCGCTCTAGCCGGAAATTATCTAATACTTGCCAGCAAACCCGGCGTTTTTACTTCATTAACACGAGTTTTTGAAGGTAGCGACAAATCGGTTGTCGATTCACCTCAATTCTGTGAAGTTCGAAATGGCATGCCAAAAGACGCCTCAGTCTCGGTCTTTCTTGGCGGATCAATTTTTGAGATGATGGGCGAGCTTTCCAAATCTGATCAGGCGGCTGCATGGATGTCCAAACAATTTCACTGGATGGGTTATGCATATACTCTTAAAGATGATGGGGTTCGGATGAAGGGGCTGGTCACATTCGGCTCACCCAACTTCAATCCCTACGCGTCTGTCAAAGAAATGCCACCGCTCAAACTGGAAACTCTAAACAAACTTCCGAGTGGGGCATTCGGATTTTTCAGCATCTCCAAGCCTAGCTTGTACTGGACAGACATGGCAAGAGCGCTTGCAAAAGATCCAATGACGCTAAAATCGTCTCTAGAAGAAGTCAGCAAGTTTGAGAAGACAACCGGAATGAACTTGCTTCAAGACGTTATGCCGGCATTTAATGGCGAAGCTTATGCCGCGATCTATCCGGGACCTAAACCTGATTTCATCCCTGATATGCTGGTTGTTATGGGAACAGAAAACGATGCCAAACCCGGCAAGCTTGTGCCGATTATTGTCAATTCCATTCAAACAAAACGCCTTCAAAAATGGATGGGCACAAAGATTTACATGGCTGCCTTTAAGAAAGGCGGCACAACCATTTACAAGTTAAACGGACCTGTAAAAGCCACAAAAATAAATCCTGTAATTGATGATTTATTACCACCTGGTATTCAGAAAGCGATGTTCTTAGCTCAGTTAGGCGATTCGCTTGTAATGAGCACTTCACTAACGCTAATTGCACAAACGCTCACGCTCCAAGCCGATAAATCCCTTGCACATGACCCAGAGATTAAGAAAATGCTGGCGATGATGATGCAAGACTCGCAGGAAGTGGGGCTAATTGATATGCGCGCCATATTTAACGAGATATTCAAACAATCCGGCCTATTGACCAGTGATACGACCAAAACGCCTACTGACCCATATCTTATCAAAATGGCTGAGTTTGCAAGGAAATTTACTGCTTCATTTACAGGGCCGTTTATCATTAGCGGGCGCATCGATACGGGCTTTAAAGTCAGCGAAGGGGTTTTCCCATTCGATTGGGAAACGAATATCAGCGCATTGGGGACAGCAATCTTTGCGAACCCAAGTCCACCAGAACCTACAGCCCCTCCAATCATCAACTAATCCCCTACACCTCAGAGCAAGGGATTTCTACTCTAAAAGCATTAAGGCCGTGCGAGAAACGCACGGCCTTAATTACTTATTCAAACTACTGCCCAACGGTCAGGGAAGCAGACAAAGGTCGTATCATAACAGGGGGACGGCCCCATTTGCGCACATACTGGAAAGCAGGAACTAAGTTGTATGGGATCATCCCTGACACATGCTCTTCGTCAAACGAGTAGGCTTTCTTCTGGACAGCTTCCGCTCTATCCGGTAATTTCGCTTTTTGCAAAATCGAGGCGGAGGCAATATATACCCACGCGCGGTTCGAACCTAGCTTTAACGCTCCATCAATGTACTTGACCGCTTCTTTAATTTCATTATTAGTAGCAAGGGTCAACGCCTGGCCGATAAGCGCATCGGCTGAGTTCTCCCGGGTCGTCACTGCTATCTGGAAATAGGACTTAGCGTTAATGATAAGGTCTGTATAACCTTCAATATGCATATCACGCAAATTCTCATAGCCGCGCTGTATATAGAGTTCAACCATAGCAGGCTCTTGGAACACTGCTGATCGGAAAGCTTCTCTGGCCCTATCCCAATCTCCCATCTCCCCATAAGCGACCATCTGGTAGTAATAAACTTCGGGATAGGTGAAATTATCGTTGATCAAGCTTGTGGTTAAGGCGATGACTGAAGGCCAATTGTGTTTCTGACAAGCTAAGTATGCCTGAGCCAGTTTGATGACGGGATTACTGCCATTTATTTTGGCTGCGGCTTGGATTTCTTTGTCAGCAACCGCTTCGTCGCCTTCCAAAGCGCCTACCACTGCCAGTACAGAATGGGTGTACTCGTCATCAATCCCTCGCTTAACCATTTGATTCGCTATTCGAGAGGCATCGGTGACTTTCCCACTACAAAGATAAGCATAGGAAAGTCGGTTGAAGTTGAGGGTATCTTTTGGGTTCTTGAGCGTTAAATCTTTCAGCGGTTGCCAAGTTAATGAATAATTGCCCACCATCCACTCCAACTCGAATAATCGCGAAGGGTCTTTATCGGTCTTGGCGGCTTCAATTTGGATATCAAGTTGCTTCTGTCGGCTCTTAACCGCTTTGATAAACTTATCTTTTTCTTCGTCTTTGCTTTTGGCATTAAAAGCATCGCGAAGAAGCACTTGAGTCATAAGTTCGATGGCTTCAATGTTTTTCGGCTCAGAGAAAAGCGCTTGCTCTAAGTTTAGACGAGCATCCGGAATATTGCCTTTGCCAAATTGAGCGCGCGCCAATAAAAGTAGCGCTGGAACATAACCTTCTTGAACCTTCAGAGCACAACGGGCTGAAAGAATAGCCTCATCCCACTTCGATTCGTGCAATAAATCACTTGTTGCTCCGAGAAAATAATCCATACCCTTTGAGATATCGTTATCAATCTTTATGTTGTATAGGAATTTCTCAGAAAGGCCGTCATCGGTATTAACTGCAACCGTTAAGACGTGATCGCCTTCTTTTTCGGCAACCGTATC
This window harbors:
- a CDS encoding S1C family serine protease, translated to MRSSGLIKLIVTIIACSACVAGYGISQQLLQMAKGNQPNQEVLNRVAKSVVRLIAEIPAKPLKSNQLTQPGPFLAVQPTYRNCLGFAVAAVENWPLVLVPANEVLGAQKLTAILSDGRIVDADVYAIDELLNIALIRVSEQDIPLLKWADGERLEGMTWGAVFSSTRAIAGAINGSVQVGATAHEGSYRYLPIFLFVGLNTSG
- a CDS encoding sigma-70 family RNA polymerase sigma factor; translation: MFSDLFHRKETQPVEARAVTLTKAKLDRPYEPEDELLVAHARRGDMAAFEALFVRHRATVYRFIYQMGGRQDDADDLTQESFVRAFESLHRFREECRFTTWIMRIAANLCTDRARMRSRRSQLLQQQATDGLTWMTEDHSTDPLHSLEGDRRARAVHLALQALPIHHRTVLILRDFEEQDYQLIAETLNCTVGGAKLRVLRARRALRDRLAPLLGEESSL
- a CDS encoding P-II family nitrogen regulator, with product MVKVEAMVRPQKLDDIKTKLDEMGVTGVTITEVRGAGRQHGVTQTYRGSQYTINLLPKVKIEVVVTDDRAQAVAEAIMNVARTGEIGDGKIFLIPILNAFRIRTGDEGETAIQ
- a CDS encoding DUF3352 domain-containing protein, whose translation is MKIIRFSKSQSRCHQNGVQMRTGKFQWHARFSALIVAIMLMLIIGTANSEEVVKRSADDAASLLPANSWLVVTIDTAASPESATVLNRIGEALKREGLDKKIAEGFSEGLEDPTFFKELCPFFKNSIAFGMWGEAKKDPSFAFIATVSDPTGVETFLKKKGIAQQEGGGTIYKFKALNSYIALAGNYLILASKPGVFTSLTRVFEGSDKSVVDSPQFCEVRNGMPKDASVSVFLGGSIFEMMGELSKSDQAAAWMSKQFHWMGYAYTLKDDGVRMKGLVTFGSPNFNPYASVKEMPPLKLETLNKLPSGAFGFFSISKPSLYWTDMARALAKDPMTLKSSLEEVSKFEKTTGMNLLQDVMPAFNGEAYAAIYPGPKPDFIPDMLVVMGTENDAKPGKLVPIIVNSIQTKRLQKWMGTKIYMAAFKKGGTTIYKLNGPVKATKINPVIDDLLPPGIQKAMFLAQLGDSLVMSTSLTLIAQTLTLQADKSLAHDPEIKKMLAMMMQDSQEVGLIDMRAIFNEIFKQSGLLTSDTTKTPTDPYLIKMAEFARKFTASFTGPFIISGRIDTGFKVSEGVFPFDWETNISALGTAIFANPSPPEPTAPPIIN
- a CDS encoding Ig-like domain-containing protein, with the translated sequence MSSYRILALIGLLVICLTAFAVKPKLEINFQDKSTVKGVVNLSTTVVTNLTVISVTFYVDDDVRYVDQSTPYEYNWDTVAEKEGDHVLTVAVNTDDGLSEKFLYNIKIDNDISKGMDYFLGATSDLLHESKWDEAILSARCALKVQEGYVPALLLLARAQFGKGNIPDARLNLEQALFSEPKNIEAIELMTQVLLRDAFNAKSKDEEKDKFIKAVKSRQKQLDIQIEAAKTDKDPSRLFELEWMVGNYSLTWQPLKDLTLKNPKDTLNFNRLSYAYLCSGKVTDASRIANQMVKRGIDDEYTHSVLAVVGALEGDEAVADKEIQAAAKINGSNPVIKLAQAYLACQKHNWPSVIALTTSLINDNFTYPEVYYYQMVAYGEMGDWDRAREAFRSAVFQEPAMVELYIQRGYENLRDMHIEGYTDLIINAKSYFQIAVTTRENSADALIGQALTLATNNEIKEAVKYIDGALKLGSNRAWVYIASASILQKAKLPDRAEAVQKKAYSFDEEHVSGMIPYNLVPAFQYVRKWGRPPVMIRPLSASLTVGQ